The Candidatus Cloacimonadota bacterium genome includes a window with the following:
- a CDS encoding response regulator, whose translation MDKKILIVDDEEALRNIFKTILEKEGYVVTGVGSAEKALEVMEEESFMVMFLDLNLPRMNGVELCKKIREDNPVPCIYAVTGFSSLFELVNCREAGFDDYFVKPIKMDMLKKIANESFEKISRWRKR comes from the coding sequence ATGGATAAAAAAATTCTAATCGTGGATGACGAAGAAGCCTTAAGAAATATATTCAAAACTATTCTCGAAAAAGAAGGATATGTGGTTACGGGCGTCGGAAGTGCCGAAAAAGCACTTGAAGTCATGGAAGAAGAAAGTTTTATGGTTATGTTCCTGGACCTAAACCTGCCGAGAATGAATGGGGTAGAATTATGTAAAAAAATTCGTGAAGACAATCCCGTCCCATGCATTTATGCCGTTACGGGATTTTCCTCATTATTTGAACTTGTAAATTGCCGGGAAGCCGGTTTTGATGATTATTTTGTTAAACCCATAAAAATGGATATGTTGAAAAAAATTGCAAACGAATCATTTGAAAAAATCTCTCGTTGGAGAAAACGATAA
- a CDS encoding HDOD domain-containing protein, translated as MDDDIRSILFVDDDEKVINALERSMVETEYNCFYATGGREALKLMEDTEIDLVIADMVMPIMDGYQLLKKVEDKYPDTARLVLSAYSESEKVKRCLVEGLIENYLSKPWKDEELKTSIENALSLKADLEDESIVALLSGIKKFPVLPSIYYDVSQASKAGKNAVYISKIISKDAAFAADVMKVSNSAFYYHGKRTTSVMSAIVFLGMRTLKTIMINISLFKSLDKEFTDEAEQLWDHCALTNELAFTLYKSLTFRELPDEFHSAGLLHDLGKFFLMNALPDKYKEIMRLIKQNPDKNWIDVEKEVVEVSHAKLGSLLLKKWNFTRKLPIAVEYHHRPLEAPFNLTDKQAMAVLYMANALSWKIMNNEDEFEFPEEIYQAVKKGKPEVERAFNLFREERKRRLKMKGK; from the coding sequence ATGGATGATGATATAAGAAGTATATTATTTGTTGATGACGATGAAAAAGTGATAAATGCTCTTGAAAGAAGTATGGTGGAAACTGAATACAACTGCTTTTATGCGACTGGCGGCAGGGAAGCTCTCAAATTAATGGAAGACACCGAAATAGATTTGGTCATTGCAGATATGGTTATGCCAATCATGGATGGATATCAGCTCCTAAAAAAAGTAGAGGATAAATATCCCGATACAGCTCGCTTGGTGCTGAGTGCATATAGCGAATCTGAAAAAGTAAAAAGATGTCTCGTGGAAGGTTTGATCGAGAATTATCTGTCAAAGCCTTGGAAAGATGAAGAACTGAAGACAAGCATAGAAAATGCCTTATCCCTAAAAGCAGATCTGGAAGATGAATCTATCGTTGCATTGCTCTCGGGAATAAAAAAATTCCCGGTTCTGCCCTCAATCTATTATGATGTTTCACAGGCATCCAAGGCAGGTAAAAATGCTGTTTATATTTCAAAGATAATCTCAAAGGATGCTGCTTTTGCTGCTGATGTGATGAAAGTATCCAACTCGGCATTTTATTATCACGGGAAAAGAACCACATCCGTAATGAGCGCCATTGTTTTTCTTGGAATGCGTACTTTGAAAACTATTATGATAAATATCTCATTGTTCAAAAGTTTGGACAAAGAATTTACCGATGAAGCGGAACAGCTGTGGGACCACTGTGCTTTGACAAATGAACTGGCGTTTACATTATACAAAAGTCTAACTTTTAGGGAATTGCCGGATGAGTTTCATAGTGCCGGTTTGCTTCATGATTTGGGAAAATTCTTTCTCATGAACGCTCTGCCCGATAAATATAAGGAAATCATGAGACTCATTAAACAAAATCCGGATAAAAACTGGATTGATGTGGAGAAAGAAGTGGTGGAAGTTTCCCATGCAAAACTCGGTAGTCTATTACTAAAAAAATGGAACTTTACGCGCAAACTTCCTATAGCTGTAGAATATCACCATCGTCCTCTGGAAGCCCCTTTTAACCTTACGGACAAACAGGCTATGGCAGTATTGTATATGGCAAACGCACTATCTTGGAAAATAATGAATAATGAAGATGAATTTGAATTTCCCGAAGAAATATATCAAGCAGTAAAAAAAGGTAAACCCGAAGTAGAAAGAGCATTCAATCTTTTTAGAGAAGAACGCAAAAGAAGATTAAAAATGAAAGGAAAATAA
- a CDS encoding HDOD domain-containing protein, which yields MPIRVRKVLFVDDDPQVIKSLKRSMLDAEFSTVFLESATEALEFLKESKVDLVVSDMLMPKMDGYKFLDIVSNNYPDIMRFALSATTNEENVKICLVMGVAENFLVKPWKEEDLRGNIRTALALKEDLEDNRMADLMSNVKRFPVLPSTYYDVMKAIRSNQNAKTLADIIEKDATFAADVMKVSNSAFYFHGKETTSVQMAIVFLGIRTLRSILVNISVYKLLQMGSTSPLEARFLWDHSAYVNELLFFIYKKLTNHTLPENYHSAGLLHDMGKFFLMNALPDKYKQITDKLKNDENMNWVQAENMVMDVPHTKLGSFLLRTWNFSQKLQEVCMYHHDPLNSPVSDEAKRVMAIMKIADMLSWIMLKDANIPDVSDEVFEYLNLSQSDIQMLLKDFINTKKGGIAQIPKIISR from the coding sequence ATGCCAATTCGCGTTAGAAAAGTTTTATTCGTAGATGATGATCCGCAGGTGATCAAATCACTCAAACGGAGCATGCTGGATGCGGAATTTAGTACCGTTTTCTTAGAAAGCGCTACCGAAGCTTTGGAGTTTCTAAAGGAAAGTAAGGTTGATTTGGTGGTTTCCGATATGTTGATGCCCAAAATGGATGGCTACAAATTTTTGGACATTGTTTCAAATAATTACCCTGATATAATGCGATTTGCACTTAGTGCCACAACCAATGAAGAAAATGTAAAAATTTGTCTTGTGATGGGGGTTGCCGAAAATTTCTTAGTGAAGCCTTGGAAAGAGGAAGACCTTCGGGGAAATATTCGAACTGCATTGGCGTTAAAAGAGGATTTGGAAGATAATCGCATGGCTGATTTGATGTCTAATGTGAAAAGATTTCCCGTTTTGCCGTCAACATATTATGATGTTATGAAAGCCATCCGCTCAAATCAGAATGCAAAAACACTTGCCGATATTATTGAAAAAGACGCTACATTTGCTGCAGATGTGATGAAAGTATCAAACTCTGCCTTTTATTTCCACGGTAAAGAAACTACTTCGGTTCAAATGGCTATTGTTTTTCTTGGCATCAGAACCCTGAGAAGTATTCTTGTGAATATCTCTGTTTATAAATTACTCCAAATGGGTTCTACTTCACCTTTGGAAGCTAGATTTTTATGGGATCATAGTGCTTATGTAAATGAACTTTTATTTTTTATATATAAAAAATTAACCAATCATACTTTGCCGGAAAATTATCATAGTGCAGGCTTGCTACATGATATGGGCAAATTCTTTCTTATGAACGCCCTGCCGGATAAATATAAACAAATTACCGACAAATTAAAGAATGATGAAAACATGAATTGGGTACAGGCAGAAAATATGGTTATGGATGTTCCGCATACCAAGCTCGGCAGTTTCCTTTTACGAACTTGGAACTTTTCTCAGAAATTGCAAGAAGTCTGTATGTATCACCATGACCCGCTCAATTCACCTGTTTCAGACGAAGCAAAAAGGGTTATGGCGATAATGAAAATAGCTGACATGCTTTCTTGGATTATGCTCAAAGATGCAAATATTCCGGATGTCTCAGATGAAGTATTTGAATATTTAAATTTATCTCAAAGTGATATCCAAATGCTATTAAAAGATTTTATCAACACAAAAAAGGGCGGGATTGCCCAAATACCAAAAATAATTTCCCGCTAA